In one window of Maribacter dokdonensis DSW-8 DNA:
- a CDS encoding exopolysaccharide biosynthesis polyprenyl glycosylphosphotransferase — protein MPNPSILNSIERKFILLVGDLVIIIASLNVFINNAIDIEFASFKLKVIITVFGVFSFLTLSYILDLYNLQKTLKRKYVVSQALYITALFVFTVFIFSVLFFDTSFWRIPLLVFLILTPIEVALWRLFFVNVFRVIPTTKNVLLIYDKETEKHFREVTSSIDGGDVETFYKVKLTYNLNQHNEIRNKFFVATEKVDSWIVNIKNYSDFPDDLEKLLLKSILKGKEVISYTSFYENTYEALPIQSHNDSFYEILQLRNRKIRYLHTIFSFIVNLILSIFVGLVLLFCIPVVFILNFFFNRGPLFYTQKRVGLHGNEFKIYKFRSMVVNAEKEGAKMAVKNDARITPFGRILRVFRIDELPQILSVIKGDMQFIGPRPERRVFVNQLNSLVPFYGTRHLIKPGITGWAQVKYKYGENLEDSIKKLEYDLYYIKNRSITLDLRIIFKTVTTVLFSRGI, from the coding sequence ATGCCCAATCCTTCAATTTTAAATTCAATAGAACGTAAGTTTATTCTCTTAGTTGGGGATTTGGTTATTATAATAGCAAGTCTAAATGTTTTTATCAATAATGCTATTGATATTGAATTTGCGTCTTTTAAATTAAAGGTTATAATAACTGTATTTGGAGTGTTTTCGTTTCTAACGCTTTCTTACATTTTGGATTTATATAATCTACAGAAAACCTTAAAAAGAAAGTATGTTGTTTCACAGGCACTGTATATTACTGCTTTATTTGTTTTCACTGTTTTTATATTTTCTGTATTGTTTTTTGACACTAGTTTTTGGAGAATTCCATTGCTGGTCTTCCTAATTCTAACACCAATAGAAGTTGCTCTTTGGAGATTGTTCTTTGTAAATGTTTTTAGAGTTATACCTACGACTAAAAATGTATTACTAATTTATGATAAGGAAACAGAAAAACATTTTAGGGAAGTAACCTCTTCTATTGATGGCGGCGATGTTGAAACTTTTTATAAGGTAAAACTGACATATAATCTTAATCAGCACAATGAAATAAGAAATAAGTTTTTTGTTGCAACAGAAAAAGTCGACTCTTGGATAGTGAATATTAAAAATTATAGTGATTTTCCGGATGATTTGGAAAAACTACTTTTAAAATCCATTTTAAAAGGCAAAGAGGTTATATCCTATACTTCTTTTTATGAAAATACTTATGAAGCATTACCTATACAATCTCATAATGACAGTTTTTATGAAATATTGCAATTAAGAAATAGAAAAATTAGGTATTTACATACAATATTTAGTTTTATTGTGAATCTTATTCTATCGATTTTTGTTGGTTTGGTCTTATTGTTCTGTATTCCGGTGGTTTTTATTTTGAATTTCTTTTTTAATAGAGGACCTTTATTTTATACTCAAAAAAGAGTTGGGCTTCATGGAAATGAGTTTAAAATTTATAAGTTTCGATCAATGGTAGTTAATGCTGAAAAGGAAGGGGCCAAGATGGCGGTAAAGAATGATGCTAGAATAACTCCATTTGGAAGAATATTGAGAGTATTTAGAATTGATGAGTTACCTCAAATATTATCGGTTATAAAGGGCGATATGCAATTTATTGGACCAAGACCTGAGAGAAGAGTTTTTGTTAACCAGTTGAATTCGTTAGTACCTTTTTACGGTACTCGTCACCTTATTAAGCCCGGTATTACAGGTTGGGCTCAAGTTAAGTATAAGTATGGAGAGAATCTTGAAGATTCTATCAAGAAGTTGGAATATGATTTATATTATATTAAAAACCGTTCGATAACTCTCGATTTAAGAATTATTTTTAAAACTGTAACTACAGTTCTTTTTTCAAGAGGTATATAA
- a CDS encoding glycosyltransferase, translating into MKVLQVNKYYYPDIGGVETVVSQYAQALKNLHKVKVLCIHKNFTFKTVKENIDGVEIVRCSSFGTFMSMPLSVSFFYHFFKLYKSHDLFHFHEPFPLASLLSLFISSKRKIVVTWHSDIIKQKSLKRLVEVFQSHLCKKASIITTTSPNLLKFSKVLKKFENKVSILPLGINLNPIDEKLSKGEYILCLGRLSYYKGIDVLLQAYLKAKTRKELFIVGDGDKDIVELITKYQNKSTRKIKFINQFVSEEEKRNLLKKCLFFVFPSIAASEAFGIIQLEAMSYGKPVINTNLPTGVPFVSLDNVTGITVEPSNIIELAQAIDKLSFDNQLVDLMGENAKKRVISHFSNVKIMTKLLRIYDSL; encoded by the coding sequence TTGAAGGTTTTACAAGTAAATAAATATTATTATCCAGATATTGGGGGTGTGGAGACTGTAGTAAGTCAATACGCTCAAGCTTTAAAAAATCTACACAAGGTCAAGGTTTTGTGTATTCATAAAAATTTTACTTTTAAGACGGTAAAGGAAAATATTGATGGGGTTGAAATAGTGAGGTGTTCTTCTTTTGGAACTTTTATGTCTATGCCACTTTCAGTTTCTTTTTTTTATCATTTCTTCAAATTATATAAATCTCATGATTTATTTCATTTTCACGAACCGTTTCCATTGGCATCTTTACTTTCGTTGTTTATTAGTAGTAAGAGAAAGATTGTTGTTACATGGCACAGTGATATTATAAAGCAAAAATCTTTAAAACGACTTGTAGAGGTTTTTCAATCACATTTATGCAAGAAAGCATCTATTATAACTACAACGTCCCCTAATTTGCTTAAATTCTCGAAGGTTTTGAAAAAATTTGAGAATAAAGTATCAATATTACCTTTAGGGATTAATTTGAATCCAATAGATGAAAAGTTATCAAAAGGAGAGTATATTTTATGTTTAGGAAGACTCTCGTACTACAAAGGTATTGATGTCTTATTACAAGCCTATTTGAAAGCTAAAACAAGAAAAGAACTATTTATAGTAGGTGATGGAGATAAAGATATAGTGGAGTTGATCACAAAGTATCAAAATAAATCCACAAGAAAAATCAAGTTTATAAATCAATTTGTCAGTGAAGAAGAGAAACGGAATTTATTAAAAAAATGTTTGTTTTTCGTTTTTCCCTCAATTGCTGCTAGTGAAGCATTTGGGATTATTCAATTGGAGGCGATGTCTTATGGCAAACCTGTAATTAATACTAATTTGCCAACTGGGGTCCCTTTTGTGAGTCTTGATAATGTTACAGGAATTACAGTTGAACCTTCCAATATAATAGAATTAGCTCAGGCTATTGATAAATTGTCTTTTGATAATCAATTGGTTGATTTAATGGGAGAAAATGCAAAAAAAAGAGTAATCTCTCATTTTTCAAATGTAAAAATAATGACAAAACTGCTTAGAATCTATGATAGTTTATGA
- a CDS encoding glycosyltransferase → MKKVLHLFPAYKIGGAPVNVLRFIKGSKDKIRNYAAACNIDGNLFNKYVEATDDSFDVNLTSIKLSSYLKLLRTVKNVKPDIIHANGKGGAFYAFLIYIFYKVDIYYTFRGFHIKYSGIRHTFHMLFEKLFSYCYVKAIAVSHSEKELYLKTTGVNDIKVTVIGNGVDISKMQLPSELQGVLDKYKINIVSLSRIDPVKDIVTMLKSFALLNNQDTALHIMGGFLDGDILYKEKVESTIKSLKCSDRVYLWGDMPSAGNYIHNFDLYLSTSLSEGLPTSIIEAGLSKIPVIASNCNGNIDLIKDFETGYLFSKKDIAGLVSKLQLAIDQLGSVEQSEILIKNLNQMHSYSIDSHVNKLIELYINKGIEGFTSK, encoded by the coding sequence ATGAAGAAGGTACTTCATCTATTTCCTGCGTATAAAATAGGAGGCGCCCCGGTAAATGTTTTAAGATTCATTAAAGGAAGTAAAGATAAAATTCGCAATTATGCTGCTGCCTGCAATATTGATGGAAATTTGTTTAACAAATATGTTGAAGCTACTGATGATAGCTTTGATGTAAATTTAACTAGTATTAAACTAAGCTCGTATCTTAAATTGCTCCGAACAGTAAAAAATGTCAAGCCTGATATTATACATGCTAATGGTAAAGGCGGGGCATTTTATGCGTTTTTAATTTATATATTCTATAAGGTAGATATTTATTATACGTTTAGGGGATTTCATATTAAGTATTCTGGAATTAGACATACATTTCATATGCTTTTTGAAAAATTATTTTCTTATTGTTATGTAAAGGCTATTGCAGTTAGTCATTCTGAAAAAGAATTGTATTTAAAGACTACTGGGGTGAATGATATAAAGGTAACGGTAATCGGTAATGGAGTAGACATTTCTAAAATGCAATTACCAAGTGAATTACAAGGTGTTTTAGATAAATATAAAATTAACATTGTAAGCTTATCTAGAATAGACCCTGTCAAGGACATTGTTACAATGTTAAAGAGCTTTGCATTACTGAACAATCAAGATACGGCTTTGCATATTATGGGCGGATTTTTAGATGGTGATATATTGTATAAGGAAAAAGTGGAAAGTACAATTAAATCATTAAAATGTAGCGATAGGGTGTATTTGTGGGGGGATATGCCTAGTGCGGGTAATTATATACATAATTTTGATTTATATTTGTCAACCTCCTTGTCAGAAGGTTTGCCAACTTCAATAATAGAGGCTGGACTAAGCAAAATACCAGTAATTGCATCTAACTGTAATGGGAATATTGATTTAATTAAAGATTTTGAAACAGGATATTTGTTTTCTAAAAAAGATATAGCAGGTCTTGTTAGTAAACTTCAATTAGCTATAGATCAACTAGGATCTGTTGAACAATCAGAGATTTTAATTAAAAATTTGAATCAAATGCATTCATATTCTATAGATTCTCATGTTAATAAATTAATAGAATTATATATTAATAAAGGTATTGAAGGTTTTACAAGTAAATAA
- a CDS encoding EpsG family protein, giving the protein MINYIVLYLYFFSNSLLQTILNKRIKGLIFIAFIAIVFVLTIRGSHGVDTEIYLTFFNDIGKRVKGYDGLDLGFLYISTLIKKIYNNEIFFLFCIAFISVSLKLKAAHKLSPLPLVTAFVLFGTYFLSLEANQIRQAMALGIGLFSLHYVIERKKTSFFICIILAATFHVSVIIFLPVWWLYDLKIKRTTLLAILGISFLFVFISLIEVFQFAVRFSFFWGEFIFSKLLNYASKMERVGFSPIQIWYILISIIFITEKKKINDPKYSFLLNLFIIGISLNFFLNSFSYMIRITYYFIAVEGFLLAYLIKKSEMVTRILLFLLAAIMLALKNYKYINANLEYFL; this is encoded by the coding sequence ATGATAAATTACATTGTTCTTTACTTATATTTTTTTTCAAATTCTCTGCTCCAAACGATTTTAAATAAAAGAATTAAGGGATTAATATTCATTGCTTTTATAGCTATAGTTTTTGTGCTTACTATAAGAGGAAGCCATGGTGTTGATACTGAAATTTACTTGACATTTTTCAATGATATTGGCAAAAGGGTAAAGGGTTATGACGGTTTGGACTTGGGCTTTTTATATATTTCAACGTTGATTAAAAAAATTTATAATAATGAAATTTTCTTTTTATTCTGTATTGCTTTCATTTCAGTAAGTTTAAAATTAAAAGCGGCCCATAAATTATCCCCATTGCCTTTGGTCACAGCATTTGTGTTGTTTGGAACGTATTTTTTATCGCTTGAAGCAAATCAGATTAGACAAGCAATGGCACTTGGAATAGGTCTTTTTTCACTTCATTATGTGATAGAAAGAAAGAAGACTTCGTTTTTTATATGTATCATCTTAGCTGCAACATTTCATGTTTCGGTCATCATATTTTTACCGGTTTGGTGGTTATATGATTTAAAAATCAAAAGAACTACTCTTTTAGCAATACTTGGTATTTCATTTTTATTTGTCTTTATATCCTTAATTGAGGTATTTCAATTTGCTGTCAGGTTCAGCTTTTTTTGGGGAGAATTTATTTTTTCGAAACTTTTGAATTATGCTTCTAAAATGGAAAGAGTAGGTTTTTCTCCTATTCAAATTTGGTATATTTTAATATCTATTATTTTTATTACAGAAAAGAAAAAAATCAACGATCCCAAATATTCGTTTTTATTGAACTTGTTCATAATTGGAATATCGCTCAATTTTTTCTTAAATAGTTTTTCCTATATGATACGAATTACTTATTACTTCATAGCTGTTGAAGGTTTTTTGTTGGCATATTTAATTAAAAAATCTGAAATGGTAACCAGAATACTATTGTTTCTATTAGCTGCTATTATGCTAGCGCTAAAAAATTATAAGTACATAAATGCTAACTTAGAATATTTTCTATGA